Proteins encoded together in one Ictidomys tridecemlineatus isolate mIctTri1 chromosome 3, mIctTri1.hap1, whole genome shotgun sequence window:
- the Arl14 gene encoding ADP-ribosylation factor-like protein 14, whose protein sequence is MGLLSSKNSKINQAHVLLLGLDSAGKSTLLYKLKLAEDITTMPTIGFNVEMIELESSLLLTVWDVGGQEKMRTVWSYYCENADGLVYVVDSTDQQRLEVSRKEFEHILKNEHIKNVPVVLLANKQDVPGALTAEDITRIFKVKKLCSDRNWYVQPCCALTGDGLIEGFRKLTGFVKSHIKSRGDTLAFFKQK, encoded by the coding sequence ATGGGTCTTCTGAGTTCTAAGAACTCCAAAATCAACCAAGCCCACGTTCTTCTTCTGGGACTTGATTCAGCAGGGAAGTCTACTCTCCTTTACAAACTAAAGCTTGCTGAGGATATTACAACCATGCCAACAATAGGTTTCAATGTGGAGATGATCGAATTGGAAAGCAGCCTTTTGCTCACAGTCTGGGATGTTGGAGGACAGGAAAAAATGAGAACTGTTTGGAGCTATTATTGTGAGAATGCTGATGGGCTGGTGTATGTTGTGGACAGTACAGATCAACAGCGACTGGAAGTCTCACGGAAAGAGTTTGAGCACATTTTGAAGAATGAACATATTAAAAATGTGCCTGTTGTCCTATTAGCCAACAAACAAGATGTGCCTGGAGCTCTGACTGCGGAGGACATTACCAGAATATTCAAAGTGAAGAAGCTCTGCAGTGACCGGAACTGGTATGTGCAACCCTGCTGTGCCCTCACAGGCGATGGGCTGATAGAAGGATTCAGGAAATTAACTGGATTCGTGAAAAGTCACATAAAATCAAGAGGAGACACTTTAGCATTCTTCAAGCAAAAATGA